The genomic DNA CATACCGCCGCCGGGTCCTCGCCGTCTGGGGTCGCGACCGCTTCGGCCTGACGGAAGCCGACTACCAGCTCCGCGTGCAGGTCTACAAGCGTCTGGAATTAGTCTGGCGTGAGAAGAACGTGCAGGCGGCGCACCCAGACGCGGCATACGGCGGCCGTTGGGACCAGACCAACACCGTGCTGGTCGATGACTCGTCCGAGAAGGCGCGCAGCGAGCCGTACAACCTCCTCCGGGTCCCCGAGTTCTTTGGCAACGCTAACGAGCCGGGCTACATCGTGCCCCAGATCCACGACTACCTCAACGCCCTGTGCCATCAGTCCGACGTTAGCGCTTACATGCGCGAGAACCCGTTCGAGGTTAGGAAGGACTACAAACTTGCGCCAATCGAGCAGTGACGTGTCGTGTGTGCTTCCAAGACAGATTGACTGGACAGGTGGCAGAAATATCCGGCTGTGGCCCAGATGGATGAGGGCAAATGAAGCGGAAGACGCATGGGGACACGGATGTTAGAATACACACTTCACAGCATCGAGAAAGATACCCTTTAGGATTAGCATAATCACAAGTTGTTGGACGAGCAAAGTTTTCACGGGCGGACACAAGCGTGGCAGGAGAGCAAATTATGGATGGGAAATGTACTTTTTTGGTTTTGATCAGGAACATCCTGCATCTATTGCCTCGTCCTAGTGGCTCGGACTAGTAACTTGGCACACAGCCTCTGGCATTACGCGCAAGATAGTTCTTCTCGGGTCCATAACATCGTCTACACACCCCCTTGCCTAATCGTAAACTCGTTTCATCTCTGCCATAAGCCATAAATGTCGGATCACTCCCTGGAGCAATTCGCTTATTTGAagaccttgccgtcggcaACGGGGTACTCTTTGCCGTTATGGGTGGTGGGCTTCTCCCAACCCCAGGAGTCAGAGACGAACTGGCGGTCCTCGGGCTTAGTGccgtcgagcttctcgaacTCGTAGCTCTCGTAATCGGGAGCGACGTCGAAAGCGGGCTTGAAGTCCTGGCCACGGACAACGAAGGCACCCTCGATGACGGAGTCGTTGTTCTGGCCGTAGACGGCAGCGCATCCGAAGATGAACTTGCGGGAAGCCTCGAGGCGGTTGTTGAAGCCACCAATGAGGTTGTTGGACATGAAGGTGAGGGTGAGCTCGTCGTTGTACTTGTACTTGACCTTCCAGAGGGAGAACTCCTCCAGGTTGACGTTGTCCCAAAACCActtcatggcctcctcgTGGTTCTTGATGTTGGAGTACTGGCGCTTCCACTCCTCAAGGTCGAAAGAGGCGCGGGGAAGCTCAGCAAGGGGGTGCTTGGGCTTaggggcgggggcggcctCCTcagcggcgggggcgggggcggccttgggggcagcctccttcttgggctGCTCAGGCTTCTTGGGGGCGACGTTGGTGAGCTTAGGGGTCTCGAGGTACTCCTGCTTCTCGGCAACGGCGGTCCAGATGTCCTGGTTAACGATGGTGTCGTACCAGCGGGTGACGCTGGGGTTCTCCTGGCGCCACTGCTTGTCGAAGAAGAACTCGAAGCCACGGGCAatgatgccggcggcgaagaggtCGGCGAGAGTAATGCGCTCGCCAACGAGGTAGGTGTTGCTGAGGAGGTGCTCCTCAACGAccttgatggccttgagggcgACCTTGGAGGagtcctcgacggccttcttgttGTAGGTGTCCTTGCCCAGGAGAGGGCGGTACCAGGCACCCATGGGGGGGAGGACCTCGGAGTTGAAGAACGACATCCACTTCAGGATGGAAGCGTAGCTGATGGGGGACGTTAGTCTCACGTGCTGCTCTACTCTGACGCACAATAGTCTCTGGGCACTCACTCCTGCTTGGTCTTGCCGAGAAGGGTCGTCTTCTCGTTCTGGGAGGTGACTGTGGGGTTATCGTTAGTATGGCCTTTACCCATGGTGTTTTCAAAACATAGTAGGTGGTAGGTCAATGGCAGGATCAGAAACTTAGACTATGTCCACAAGGAAATTCAGACAGGGATAACTGTATTGAAAAATGCTTGATCATCATATCGAGGGGTAGGGTGTTTGATTGTGCAagtgctcttcttctctttgtTCTCAAACGGGAAGACGAGGCAGGTGACTCAAAACGTACTGTAGATCGCGATGGCGATGCACTCGGACAGAGGGTAtccatcctcgccgaggaaggcgggAACCTTGCCGAGCTTGTTGGCCTTGAGGTGCTCGGCGGAAGGCTTGGTAgtgtcggcctcgatgaACTCGAGGTCAACGTTGTTGGCCTTcgcgacggcgcggatggccGTGGTGCGGGGGTTGGCCTAGAGGGGAGGAATATCATGGTCAGCTGTAGTTCCTCACGTCCAAAGAACGAAACCAAAGGGGGAAAGGCAATGACGCTGTTTACTAACCGGGTAGGTGAAGAGCTTGCCGAACGCCATCTTGATTCAGTTGTTGCGACTGAGGGGGATGGAAGGGTATCAAAAAAAGGGTGCGTGATGTGGTGGAcaagagaggagagagagaaaagtTCGAGTTCCCCGCCAGTGTAGACGGGTAATTTTTTGAATGAAATTTCGTCCGCAGTGCCCCGCCACCTACCCAGGGGGGGGAAAGCCCCTCGACGGGCAGCAGCTTCTCTGCCAGGGCATCCAGCTAGCCACCTTGGGCCGCACTACGTTGAGGGGTAACAAACTCGCAGACAGTGGCCCAAGCGCCCTGTGTCTGTGTGGCTGGTAGCGCCACATCACGTGCGTCCTCTCCGACGTTCAGCCGGATGTCCCTGCTCTTGCGAAGCTAAGGTAGGAAAGATTTCTGTTGTAGGATGGTTGGCGAATTGAGGCTGCATTACAGCTCACGACAATCGCGACGGCCACCTTAtcgacgagggcgttgaCTGAGGTCCCACAACAATGTCCATGCTACGCCATGGCCTGCAGCAGACCCTCTGCTTGCGCCAACTTGCAAAAGGCCAGCTGCTGAAGCCGCAATGGCAACGAACGAGTTCCCATGTCGACATCAAAAACATCTCGACGAGCCACcagcccgaggacgacgcgaGCCCACCCGAGAATCCGTTCCCGGGAGTCAACAATGCGCGTCCGCTCCCCGTTTCGCCTTCATACTTCTCTAGAGAGCCTCGCTTTAACGATGCTTACATCAAGCTTTCTACCCTGCTGCAGCGTTACCAACACATCCCGACTGCGCCACCCGAGCTGGTCCCGCGACAAGTATGGAAAAACTTGAAGGGATACCGGCAAACGACAGGAGAGCCGGTCAAAGCGATGCCATACAGTCAGGTCCTGGCCATGGTCAAGCGGCTACACTCTATCTTTCCTAAGATGATGCCCGGTGAAGTCAAGGAGGCTCTGCAGGAATTCAAGCGCGACATCGACCCTTACAAGAACGTGGCGAAGGTCGCGCCCCTCGACAGGTTCGGACGCGCGCTGGGCGTGGGCAGGAGAAAGACGTCGACCGCGCGCGCCTGGGTGGTTGAGGGCACCGGAGAAgtcctcgtcaacggcaagcCCCTGAACGAGATGTTTGGCAGGATTCA from Colletotrichum higginsianum IMI 349063 chromosome 3, whole genome shotgun sequence includes the following:
- a CDS encoding glutathione S-transferase domain-containing protein — protein: MAFGKLFTYPANPRTTAIRAVAKANNVDLEFIEADTTKPSAEHLKANKLGKVPAFLGEDGYPLSECIAIAIYITSQNEKTTLLGKTKQDYASILKWMSFFNSEVLPPMGAWYRPLLGKDTYNKKAVEDSSKVALKAIKVVEEHLLSNTYLVGERITLADLFAAGIIARGFEFFFDKQWRQENPSVTRWYDTIVNQDIWTAVAEKQEYLETPKLTNVAPKKPEQPKKEAAPKAAPAPAAEEAAPAPKPKHPLAELPRASFDLEEWKRQYSNIKNHEEAMKWFWDNVNLEEFSLWKVKYKYNDELTLTFMSNNLIGGFNNRLEASRKFIFGCAAVYGQNNDSVIEGAFVVRGQDFKPAFDVAPDYESYEFEKLDGTKPEDRQFVSDSWGWEKPTTHNGKEYPVADGKVFK
- a CDS encoding Ribosomal protein S9/S16, yielding MSMLRHGLQQTLCLRQLAKGQLLKPQWQRTSSHVDIKNISTSHQPEDDASPPENPFPGVNNARPLPVSPSYFSREPRFNDAYIKLSTLLQRYQHIPTAPPELVPRQVWKNLKGYRQTTGEPVKAMPYSQVLAMVKRLHSIFPKMMPGEVKEALQEFKRDIDPYKNVAKVAPLDRFGRALGVGRRKTSTARAWVVEGTGEVLVNGKPLNEMFGRIHDRESAIWALRSTARTDKYNVWALVEGGGVTGQAEALTLAVAKGIMVHEPALRPILRKAGCVTRDPRTVERKKHGHVKARKMPAWVKR